From the Sebastes umbrosus isolate fSebUmb1 chromosome 2, fSebUmb1.pri, whole genome shotgun sequence genome, one window contains:
- the tmed3 gene encoding transmembrane emp24 domain-containing protein 3 produces MLCLGLSCLLLHVFVVFGTELTFELPEKDKQCFYEDLEKDVKFAIDFQVIAGGNYDVDCFVTDPQNNVLYNEKMKQYDSFSHTTAMKGAYVVCFGNEFSTFSHKTVYLEFRHGDEEPLTKEMTGSRALTQLESSCMSIHEVLKVVASSQTWYRLREAHDRIKADNLLERVSYWSIGEAVLLFVIGVGQVMLLKSFFNEKKGSVAATT; encoded by the exons ATGCTGTGCCTGGGACTGAGCTGTTTACTGCtgcatgtgtttgtggtgtTTGGGACTGAGCTCACATTTGAGCTCCCAGAGAAAGATAAGCAATGTTTCTACGAGGATCTAGAGAAGGACGTGAAGTTTGCAATAGACTTCCAA GTCATCGCAGGAGGCAACTATGATGTGGACTGCTTTGTGACTGATCCTCAGAACAATGTCTTGTATAATGAGAAGATGAAGCAGTACGACAGCTTCTCTCACACCACAGCGATGAAGGGAGCCTACGTGGTCTGCTTCGGCAACGAGTTCTCCACTTTTTCACATAAAACTGTGTACCTGGAGTTCCGCCACGGAGACGAGGAACCTCTCACGAAGGAAATGACTGGAAGTAGAGCACTGACCCAG TTGGAGTCATCTTGCATGTCCATCCATGAGGTCCTGAAGGTGGTGGCTTCCTCGCAGACGTGGTACAGGCTAAGAGAGGCACACGACCGCATAAAAGCCGATAACCTCCTGGAGCGGGTGAGCTACTGGTCCATCGGAGAAGCCGTCCTGCTCTTTGTTATCGGCGTCGGTCAAGTCATGCTGCTCAAGAGCTTCTTCAATGAGAAGAAAGGCTCCGTGGCAGCCACAACTTAA
- the si:ch211-107o10.3 gene encoding retinol dehydrogenase 13, with the protein MQNYLETIREFAERHAAGLTVAVVAGAGVLALRRWLAGGVCRSKVRLDGKTVLITGANTGIGKETALDMAKRGARVILACRDMTRARIAADDIRQQSGNGNVTVKKLDLSSLQSVRDLAKDVQENEERLDILINNAGIMMCPKWKTEDGFELQFGVNHLGHFLLTNCLLDLLKKSTPSRIVIVSSLAHEKGEIHFDDINLDKDYQRKTSYRQSKLANVLFCRELASRLQGTGVTVYSLHPGVIRTELGRHLIPTLALWQRIIAKPFILLIKSPWEGAQTSIYCAVDESQADASGLYYSDCAPKTPAPQALDDAAAKKLWDLSASMVGLA; encoded by the exons ATGCAAAACTACTTAGAGACCATCAGGGAGTTTGCAGAGAGGCATGCAGCCGGTCTCACTGTCGCTGTTGTTGCAG GGGCAGGCGTACTGGCCTTGCGTAGGTGGCTGGCTGGGGGAGTGTGTCGGAGCAAGGTCAGGCTGGATGGGAAAACAGTCCTGATCACTGGAGCCAACACTGGCATTGGGAAGGAGACGGCCCTGGATATGGCCAAGCGAG GAGCCAGAGTGATCCTGGCCTGCAGAGACATGACCAGAGCCCGCATTGCAGCTGACGACATCCGGCAGCAGAGTGGAAACGGCAACGTGACGGTGAAGAAGCTGGACCTCTCCTCACTGCAGTCTGTCAGGGACCTGGCCAAAGATGTCCAGGAGAACGAGGAACGCTTAGACATCCTCATCAACAATGCCG gTATCATGATGTGTCCTAAGTGGAAGACCGAGGATGGCTTTGAATTGCAGTTTGGCGTAAACCACCTGGGACATTTTCTCCTCACCAACTGTCTCCTTGACCTGCTGAAGAAGTCAACTCCAAGTCGCATCGTCATCGTCTCCAGCCTGGCACACGAGAAAG GCGAAATACACTTTGACGACATCAACCTTGATAAAGACTACCAACGCAAGACGAGCTACCGCCAAAGCAAGCTGGCCAATGTGCTCTTCTGCAGAGAACTGGCTTCGAGACTGCAAG GCACTGGTGTGACAGTGTACAGTCTTCACCCGGGGGTCATCCGCACCGAGTTAGGCCGCCACTTGATCCCTACTTTAGCTCTGTGGCAGAGGATCATAGCCAAACCTTTTATATTGCTGATCAAAAGTCCCTGGGAGGGAGCTCAGACCAGCATCTACTGCGCTGTAGATGAGAGCCAGGCAGACGCAAGTGGCCTCTACTACAG TGACTGTGCCCCCAAAACGCCGGCGCCACAGGCCCTGGATGATGCTGCAGCCAAGAAGCTGTGGGACCTCAGTGCCTCCATGGTTGGTCTGGCTTAA